From a region of the Gossypium raimondii isolate GPD5lz chromosome 10, ASM2569854v1, whole genome shotgun sequence genome:
- the LOC105778709 gene encoding probable LRR receptor-like serine/threonine-protein kinase At4g29180 isoform X4, translating to MLHNLLLLFVVVITCFRYLILATATATAGVINNKYLQRTLATDENPGFVSIDCGVEDDYFDNSTGIWFKSDTEFISSGENHDTFPEYFLNNEQFGKRYETVRSFPNGMKNCYTLKLEQATNNSFRIRASFAYGNYDRKNKIPKFDLYLGVNYWATVNLTNFEGFFYEIIHVFPADTEYVCLANTGTGTPFISALEIRPSNISTYGNGSSLELINLGLYDLSFYPGQSPGVRDDLA from the exons ATGCTTCATAATCTATTGCTTCTCTTTGTTGTCGTCATTACTTGTTTTAGATATCTAATACTGGCCACTGCCACCGCCACCGCCGGAGTAATCAACAATAAGTATCTCCAAAGAACACTGGCCACCGATGAAAATCCAG GTTTCGTAAGCATTGATTGTGGGGTGGAGGATGACTACTTCGACAATTCAACTGGGATATGGTTCAAGTCAGATACAGAATTCATCAGCAGTGGCGAAAACCACGATACATTTCCAGAATACTTTTTAAACAATGAACAATTCGGGAAGCGTTACGAGACCGTGAGGAGTTTTCCGAATGGAATGAAGAATTGCTACACCCTCAAACTTGAACAAGCTACAAACAACAGCTTCCGAATCAGAGCTTCCTTTGCCTACGGAAATTACGATCGCAAGAATAAGATCCCCAAGTTCGACTTGTATCTCGGGGTTAATTACTGGGCAACCGTGAATCTCACAAACTTTGAAGGGTTTTTCTACGAAATTATTCACGTTTTTCCTGCAGACACTGAGTATGTGTGTCTTGCGAACACTGGTACTGGAACTCCTTTTATTTCTGCATTGGAGATTCGACCTTCAAACATTTCAACTTATGGAAATGGGTCTTCATTGGAACTAATAAACTTAGGGTTGTACGACCTAAGCTTCTACCCTGGTCAGTCGCCTGGTGTCAG GGATGACCTAGCCTAG
- the LOC105778709 gene encoding probable LRR receptor-like serine/threonine-protein kinase At4g29180 isoform X2, with translation MLHNLLLLFVVVITCFRYLILATATATAGVINNKYLQRTLATDENPGFVSIDCGVEDDYFDNSTGIWFKSDTEFISSGENHDTFPEYFLNNEQFGKRYETVRSFPNGMKNCYTLKLEQATNNSFRIRASFAYGNYDRKNKIPKFDLYLGVNYWATVNLTNFEGFFYEIIHVFPADTEYVCLANTGTGTPFISALEIRPSNISTYGNGSSLELINLGLYDLSFYPGQSPGVRLKIKLQARDCHKFITLSTIS, from the exons ATGCTTCATAATCTATTGCTTCTCTTTGTTGTCGTCATTACTTGTTTTAGATATCTAATACTGGCCACTGCCACCGCCACCGCCGGAGTAATCAACAATAAGTATCTCCAAAGAACACTGGCCACCGATGAAAATCCAG GTTTCGTAAGCATTGATTGTGGGGTGGAGGATGACTACTTCGACAATTCAACTGGGATATGGTTCAAGTCAGATACAGAATTCATCAGCAGTGGCGAAAACCACGATACATTTCCAGAATACTTTTTAAACAATGAACAATTCGGGAAGCGTTACGAGACCGTGAGGAGTTTTCCGAATGGAATGAAGAATTGCTACACCCTCAAACTTGAACAAGCTACAAACAACAGCTTCCGAATCAGAGCTTCCTTTGCCTACGGAAATTACGATCGCAAGAATAAGATCCCCAAGTTCGACTTGTATCTCGGGGTTAATTACTGGGCAACCGTGAATCTCACAAACTTTGAAGGGTTTTTCTACGAAATTATTCACGTTTTTCCTGCAGACACTGAGTATGTGTGTCTTGCGAACACTGGTACTGGAACTCCTTTTATTTCTGCATTGGAGATTCGACCTTCAAACATTTCAACTTATGGAAATGGGTCTTCATTGGAACTAATAAACTTAGGGTTGTACGACCTAAGCTTCTACCCTGGTCAGTCGCCTGGTGTCAG ACTtaagatcaagcttcaagctcgggaTTGTCACAagttcatcactctatctactatCTCG taa
- the LOC105778709 gene encoding probable LRR receptor-like serine/threonine-protein kinase At4g29180 isoform X1 gives MLHNLLLLFVVVITCFRYLILATATATAGVINNKYLQRTLATDENPGFVSIDCGVEDDYFDNSTGIWFKSDTEFISSGENHDTFPEYFLNNEQFGKRYETVRSFPNGMKNCYTLKLEQATNNSFRIRASFAYGNYDRKNKIPKFDLYLGVNYWATVNLTNFEGFFYEIIHVFPADTEYVCLANTGTGTPFISALEIRPSNISTYGNGSSLELINLGLYDLSFYPGQSPGVRSRNEENGIGLGENKSSRIVERLRLYPRLSAGELNQAINLAG, from the exons ATGCTTCATAATCTATTGCTTCTCTTTGTTGTCGTCATTACTTGTTTTAGATATCTAATACTGGCCACTGCCACCGCCACCGCCGGAGTAATCAACAATAAGTATCTCCAAAGAACACTGGCCACCGATGAAAATCCAG GTTTCGTAAGCATTGATTGTGGGGTGGAGGATGACTACTTCGACAATTCAACTGGGATATGGTTCAAGTCAGATACAGAATTCATCAGCAGTGGCGAAAACCACGATACATTTCCAGAATACTTTTTAAACAATGAACAATTCGGGAAGCGTTACGAGACCGTGAGGAGTTTTCCGAATGGAATGAAGAATTGCTACACCCTCAAACTTGAACAAGCTACAAACAACAGCTTCCGAATCAGAGCTTCCTTTGCCTACGGAAATTACGATCGCAAGAATAAGATCCCCAAGTTCGACTTGTATCTCGGGGTTAATTACTGGGCAACCGTGAATCTCACAAACTTTGAAGGGTTTTTCTACGAAATTATTCACGTTTTTCCTGCAGACACTGAGTATGTGTGTCTTGCGAACACTGGTACTGGAACTCCTTTTATTTCTGCATTGGAGATTCGACCTTCAAACATTTCAACTTATGGAAATGGGTCTTCATTGGAACTAATAAACTTAGGGTTGTACGACCTAAGCTTCTACCCTGGTCAGTCGCCTGGTGTCAG atcaagaaacgaagaaaacggaATTGGATTAGGGGAAAACAAAAGTAGTCGAATAGTCGAACGTCTCCGTctatatccgag gctaagtgccggtgaactgaatcaggctataaacctagcaggctaa
- the LOC105778709 gene encoding probable LRR receptor-like serine/threonine-protein kinase At4g29180 isoform X3 has protein sequence MLHNLLLLFVVVITCFRYLILATATATAGVINNKYLQRTLATDENPGFVSIDCGVEDDYFDNSTGIWFKSDTEFISSGENHDTFPEYFLNNEQFGKRYETVRSFPNGMKNCYTLKLEQATNNSFRIRASFAYGNYDRKNKIPKFDLYLGVNYWATVNLTNFEGFFYEIIHVFPADTEYVCLANTGTGTPFISALEIRPSNISTYGNGSSLELINLGLYDLSFYPGQSPGVREKRKKET, from the exons ATGCTTCATAATCTATTGCTTCTCTTTGTTGTCGTCATTACTTGTTTTAGATATCTAATACTGGCCACTGCCACCGCCACCGCCGGAGTAATCAACAATAAGTATCTCCAAAGAACACTGGCCACCGATGAAAATCCAG GTTTCGTAAGCATTGATTGTGGGGTGGAGGATGACTACTTCGACAATTCAACTGGGATATGGTTCAAGTCAGATACAGAATTCATCAGCAGTGGCGAAAACCACGATACATTTCCAGAATACTTTTTAAACAATGAACAATTCGGGAAGCGTTACGAGACCGTGAGGAGTTTTCCGAATGGAATGAAGAATTGCTACACCCTCAAACTTGAACAAGCTACAAACAACAGCTTCCGAATCAGAGCTTCCTTTGCCTACGGAAATTACGATCGCAAGAATAAGATCCCCAAGTTCGACTTGTATCTCGGGGTTAATTACTGGGCAACCGTGAATCTCACAAACTTTGAAGGGTTTTTCTACGAAATTATTCACGTTTTTCCTGCAGACACTGAGTATGTGTGTCTTGCGAACACTGGTACTGGAACTCCTTTTATTTCTGCATTGGAGATTCGACCTTCAAACATTTCAACTTATGGAAATGGGTCTTCATTGGAACTAATAAACTTAGGGTTGTACGACCTAAGCTTCTACCCTGGTCAGTCGCCTGGTGTCAG agaaaagagaaagaaagaaacctaa